One part of the Alosa alosa isolate M-15738 ecotype Scorff River chromosome 4, AALO_Geno_1.1, whole genome shotgun sequence genome encodes these proteins:
- the fam217ba gene encoding uncharacterized protein fam217ba, translating into MTEVCEHTSQQQEQARTSFFGVQEGGGEAAPAYHCAMGPILQEQASTSLKRVTAKDKIRMKNAENAGAVNSSSKKGSKVIQNQRPPKRTGTSFRNGQDKESFPNTDKGSQQHCGNRAKADLSPLTGNRKIPRPQAESDVKSHQPRRTPASGPEERRLTQAQQQPACCGEGDRNHTAPAKSHRDLSLPLAPQTVLHHKALQKLQQQQQQVPTLESLHLFESKEDDTDSASDLSDSERLPVLPSPCTPPQLNLRAEVINSVDLLPDIPGPRTEVVDHDSDQPYSYPDFLPPPFNTWSLRQLAIFLNTEGKGAPRPRPVGQLEKYLERLLQLEWHQVQTVQTESGRQVAPTLRSRGNAGGSSSSPMGSGHQRPHTAPPTRLNSPKSLRQNQQRGLPFALLSSLPSPSSAQLSRPVCPYCHIRYPLCNGTCYSYAYHRHSRLSPLLERKAPPSPTPLPTPPLSQKRSSSESRATTSDSKLNARGPRDPGSPQTGKSHLRHMQATGNFRRPSHDASANGKSVAASSRKGRGGKALEFDRQRDNTVTKSVHEKCTTPTNKQEMSLGKRCEKDRQGGESRWVKSGVRRPENCPPSKKIPASRSSGKLKNGQCLIK; encoded by the exons ATGACAGAGGTGTGCGAACATACGtcgcagcagcaggagcag GCAAGGACAAGCTTTTTTGGAGTACaagaaggaggaggggaagcAGCTCCTGCTTATCACTGCGCAATGGGACCCATCCTGCAGGAACAAGCGTCAACTTCGCTCAAAAGGGTGACAGCTAAAGACAAAATACGCATGAAAAATGCTGAAAATGCGGGAGCTGTTAATTCCAG CTCTAAGAAAGGCAGCAAGGTGATACAGAACCAAAGGCCTCCAAAGAGGACAGGGACTTCTTTTAGAAATGGCCAGGACAAGGAATCTTTTCCAAATACAGACAAA GGGTCGCAACAACATTGTGGAAATAGAGCTAAAGCTGATCTTAGTCCTCTCACTGGCAATAGAAAAATACCAAG ACCACAGGCAGAGAGTGATGTGAAGTCTCACCAGCCAAGGCGGACCCCGGCGTCCGGGCCTGAGGAGAGACGACTCACACAGGCCCAGCAGCAGCCTGCGTGCTGTGGCGAGGGGGACCGAAACCACACGGCCCCGGCCAAGAGTCATCGTGATCTGTCCCTGCCTCTGGCCCCCCAGACTGTGCTGCACCACAAGGCACTGCAGAaattgcagcagcagcagcagcaggttcCTACCCTTGAGTCCCTGCACTTGTTCGAGTCCAAGGAGGACGATACGGACAGCGCCAGTGATTTATCGGACTCGGAGAGGCTGCCAGTGTTGCCCTCGCCCTGCACGCCACCTCAGCTCAACCTGCGTGCGGAGGTCATCAATTCTGTCGACCTACTTCCCGACATCCCGGGGCCCAGGACGGAGGTGGTGGATCATGACAGCGACCAACCCTACAGCTACCCAGACTTCCTGCCCCCGCCGTTTAACACTTGGAGCCTGAGACAGCTCGCCATCTTCCTGAACACGGAGGGCAAGGGCGCTCCTCGGCCCAGACCAGTGGGCCAGCTGGAGAAGTACCTGGAGCGCCTGCTGCAGCTGGAATGGCATCAGGTGCAGACCGTCCAGACTGAGAGTGGACGGCAGGTAGCCCCAACTTTGCGCTCCAGGGGGAACGCTGGCGGTTCGTCCTCCTCCCCCATGGGCTCCGGTCACCAGCGGCCCCACACGGCGCCCCCAACCCGCCTGAACTCCCCGAAGAGTCTCAGGCAGAACCAGCAGCGGGGCCTGCCCTTCGCcctgctctcctccctccccagcCCCTCGTCTGCCCAGCTCTCTCGCCCCGTCTGCCCCTACTGCCACATCCGCTACCCGCTCTGCAACGGGACCTGCTACTCGTATGCCTACCACCGCCACTCCCGCCTCAGCCCCCTCCTGGAACGCAAggcccccccttcccccaccccGCTGCccacaccccctctctcccagaAGAGGAGCAGCAGCGAGAGTCGTGCCACCACGTCAGACAGCAAGCTGAACGCCCGCGGGCCGAGGGACCCCGGCAGCCCCCAGACGGGCAAGAGCCACCTGAGGCACATGCAGGCCACTGGCAACTTCCGCCGGCCATCTCACGACGCCAGTGCCAACGGGAAGTCTGTGGCTGCTTCCAGCCGAAAAGGTCGCGGAGGGAAGGCTCTCGAGTTCGACAGGCAGAGGGATAATACCGTGACAAAAAGTGTTCATGAGAAGTGCACTACCCCGACCAACAAACAGGAGATGAGTCTTGGGAAAAGGTGCGAGAAGGACAGACAAGGTGGTGAGTCCAGATGGGTCAAATCAGGTGTTAGACGACCAGAGAATTGTCCACCTTCGAAGAAGATACCTGCGTCACGCTCCAGCGGGAAATTGAAGAACGGTCAGTGTCTAATAAAATGA
- the ppp1r3da gene encoding protein phosphatase 1, regulatory subunit 3Da has protein sequence MAYSAEWWQKTSATSTALHRAAGSAPTEHVTLRLRDEVEERKRVQIRPPSPRVPRASPVLRRSFSCEPKPKPIIRRREHSSPPERRRMAQRAGVRFVDSRGMQLEDVKVFKASEGPLVPDHVLFRILMNAEFSRGSNLEISLPLMKPVFPEQPGDQPGYAERVCRQRVCLERVLCFEDGIVGIVQVLNLAFEKEVCVRFSFTAWKSCSETRAFWVSHKQPGWDTFHFHLPVPPFLLQPGALLEYAVCYKVLGTEFWDNNEGQNYKLACHSYTLTVPKECEDSMIHFI, from the coding sequence ATGGCCTACTCTGCGGAGTGGTGGCAAAAAACATCAGCGACGTCCACTGCACTCCACAGGGCTGCAGGAAGTGCTCCAACTGAACATGTCACTCTGAGATTAAGGGATGAAgttgaggagagaaaaagagtccAAATCCGCCCCCCAAGCCCAAGGGTCCCGCGAGCATCACCGGTTCTGCGCCGGAGCTTCTCTTGTGAGCCCAAGCCCAAACCAATCATTCGAAGACGAGAGCATTCCTCACCTcccgagaggaggaggatggctCAGAGAGCGGGGGTGCGTTTTGTGGACTCTCGGGGTATGCAGTTAGAGGATGTGAAAGTTTTTAAAGCCAGCGAGGGTCCCCTTGTCCCAGACCATGTGTTGTTCAGGATACTGATGAATGCCGAATTCTCAAGGGGAAGTAACCTGGAAATCTCTTTGCCTTTGATGAAGCCAGTGTTTCCTGAGCAACCAGGTGATCAGCCTGGGTACGCAGAGCGCGTCTGTCGCCAGAGAGTGTGCCTGGAGAGAGTTCTGTGCTTTGAGGATGGCATCGTTGGCATCGTGCAAGTCCTCAACCTGGCATTTGAGAAAGAGGTTTGTGTGCGCTTCTCCTTCACGGCCTGGAAGAGCTGCTCAGAAACACGGGCGTTCTGGGTGTCCCATAAACAGCCAGGCTGGGACACTTTTCACTTTCACCTTCCAGTGCCCCCTTTCCTTCTCCAGCCTGGGGCCCTGCTTGAATATGCTGTGTGTTACAAAGTGCTGGGGACAGAGTTCTGGGACAACAATGAGGGGCAGAACTATAAGCTGGCCTGCCACAGTTACACGCTGACTGTACCCAAGGAGTGTGAGGATAGCATGATACATTTTATCTAA